In the genome of Pagrus major chromosome 17, Pma_NU_1.0, the window TTCcatgtattttaatttgtttgtagaTGTCTGTGTTAGAAATCAGACTCACTTAGCGCTCCCTGGATGTCTTGTTGTCCTGCGTTAACCTCCGACAGGAACTCCTTGAGGAACTTGAGGCCTCGTCTGAGCCACAGCAGAGCCTCGGTGGCAGAGTTGCGCACCTGGGCAACACCTGTGTGGACTTCATGCAGCACGATGGACTGAATGGTGGGGAAGTTGCCGGGGTCAGACATCAGCTTCTGGTTAATTTTCTGCAGGGTGAAGAGAGAGGGTGATATAGTGACATGAGCAGGGAATAGATCCTGATTCTACTCAAACAACTCATAAAAAAACTATGAGAAATTCTCAGTAAGTTATCTGATCTTGTGTACACCGACAGAGCAAGAATAAGAAGAGTGACAAGCtatatgtttgatttttaagCCAAACAAGGAGTTGAGCATTAATGTGCACAGCAGATGTAGACATGATCATAAAGTACTTATGGTGATTTATCTGTTTGATGAACAACTATGTAATGATGTCTTTTGTGGAACATTGAATTCTGGTTTAAGTCAACGGATTGATGACATGTTCACGTACCTTGATATTTCCAACAAAATCCATTTTAACTGGTGCAAACACTGTGGAGCCCAGCTTGTCTGAGAAGAGAGAATCCATGATCATTTCTTTGTTGCTTATGAAGAAGATTATCTTGTTGTGCCTATATCTTGATCTTATGGCTGTTAATAGTCAATGCAGCTGCCGTAGTTTATTAAGCAATgataaagaggaaagaaaacccTGTGCAACAACTTCAGAAGAAAATTTCACCTTTCTGACTGCAGATATGATGAGAGAATAATGAAGGCTTGTGTCCCACTAGCAGAGCTAATATCCTGAGCAATTCTGACATACAGGACATCAAACACAGATATCACTGGTATCTGGATCTGTATCAAGATTTTATGGGAGCGATTTAATTAGGGCTGAAAAGCACAAATAGAGATGAGCGGCACTtgagggacagttcaccccaaaatctcaaataaatgtttttttgtctcatctgcagtgctgtttatccatctagattgttgtGAGTTcccaagttttggagataccGGATGTAGAGGTGTTTGAGATATCTGGAATATACTTTAACTAGATGACACTTGCTGTTGGTGCTCAAAGCATCTGCAGACATCTCCACAGCTGATATTACTACTGTGTGCAAATTGAACAAAGTTTATCTTCAAAACTCTCATTCAAATTCGCTTTATTGTCATGAATGTCATACCACATACCACCGGAAAATTTGTGATGACCAACAATCCTAATCCTAATTAAATATTGGGCCAAGTCTGAAAAAGCTGGCCAGCACCTTCTTGTGTCcatcttcacttttttttttttttgtcagccgCCTGTCAATGTGTACAGACACTGTGCAGACGTGTACACAAAGACAAggacacatgcagacacaagaACATGTTTGAGCGAATCATATGATAGGCTGCAAAGAATAAACGGAACCACTGACAGACATACAGGTGCAGAGGCAAGTAATTAAGGAATTAAAGAAAAGAATGATGATGAATCCACGACAGCAAGCCTCCACCTCATTAAGCACAGACAATGTGAATGACACAGCATGCAcaaatgacaagaaaaataGCAGAAAGAAGATTTCCTTATAAAAGTTATAAAGGGTGAAATGACCACATGTGTGGCATCatgagagagaggaacagagttGCAGGttaagaggaggagagagtaaAAGTGACCGGCCTACCTAATACAGGCACTATTGCATAGCATGAGTCCAAAAACTCTTGAGTAGGGATACCATTGTCGTCGTCCAGTCTTATATCACTAAATCTAAAAAAAGTAGAACAGATTCAAACAGGAGAATGTATTAGAGGTAAGTATGCCATTTCAACTTTTATTTGatcaaatcaaacagaaaaagaaaagggtaCAAAGGTCAAAACCAAGCCAGAGAAATGATTCACACAGTGTCATGCAGTTCTATGCCTGACAATACCTGAGACTATTCTGCTACTTTGCCTACAACTTCACAGAGccgtttcttttcattttctcaagtTAATGCTCTAAAACTGTCTCGTcagttttaaaataacaactcCAAAATGTGCATACTGTAGTCCCCGTCTTGCAGTTGAATAAAGAGATCAACtccaatataataataacatttacGAATATTACAGAAATGATTATAAACACTCTAGTCCATTGTTCAGTAACACTCTTCGAggtcttttaaaaaagaaagtgtaatatttttgaaatacagagtgaaacaaaaaagcTTTACAAACCGAAACATCAGATGAGGGCCTCTCTGTGTCATGTGATCAAGAGAGAACACACTAATATAAAACACTGATCATGACATCTTGAAATGGATTCAGTTAAAATATTCCAAATCTTATAGAATTACTCTGTGCAACACGGTAATAACAATTAATACATTTCCATAAACTGTGTAAGTAACTGTGCAGCAGAAGTGCAGTGCCTCAAAAATACTACATATAGCTTAGATTGGTTAATCCTAATACTGTCATTGTGAAATATCACAGAGTTACTTCATACAGTCGTGTGTCCTAAAGGATGTGACCTTCCTGAGTAGCATTTTCGTACCTGTGACTCATTGTGCTGAAGAAAGTTTCCACCTGCTCTGTGTCTTCTGACTCGGTTGAATCTCTGCGAGTCTCGCCTTCATGTTGAGCCTCCTCTTGGTCCGGAACAGCTTCCTGTTGGTGCTGAGGCTCGACAGCAGCGTTAActtccttgttgttgttgtcgtgtTCTTCTTGACTTTGGTCCAGTTTGTGCTTCTGTTCTTGTTCAGTCTCCTCTTGATCACCAGCTTCACCGTCCTCATCCCCCTCTGCTGGTGACTCGTAGTGTTCAGTCTCAGAGGTATTCTGGGTAGTGTGTAAGGTAGGATCAGCTGGCTCCTCGTGGACCAAGCTGTTGCCGTTGGCTTCATCAATGTCTGTGCGTCACAGTAGACAAAAAGAAGACATGTGCAAAGTATGTTTACAAACAAAAGCGTTGAAAACTAACAAGCATACAGAATATGCTGTCAATCAAGATGTCTATCACAACAGATTTAAAGCTCAGTTTCATCACACTGGGTGTAAAAAATTGTGAAAGCAGAACTTTGGTGGCTTGCACAACTAACATTTAGACTCGTTCTCTACAACCACTAGCAGGAACACTGAGACAAAGCTCATGCTCATCCTCAATTTACTGTTTAAGTAAACTTATATGAAAGAATTCAAGAGCAAGACCCCATTTTGTGAGGAGTTTAAGCATTGCTGCACTGACCTCTATAGGTTGAAATGTCTAAGTAGGACACTTAACATCACATGGGTGTGATATGGTGTGACTGGTTTCAGTTGTGACCAAACCCTAATGGGACTAGTGTTATGCTTACTGAGGACAGAGCAAGCAGGAGCTACAAGATGGCAGCACTAActgattttagtttttcatCATCTTCTCGTTAAGAAGAATGGcaattttccttaaaaaattctgttttattgtattgttcAACGCATCTTACAGTGAGAACGTACACGTATTAATAGATAacttaaaacaataaattggAAACAACTGGTCCTATTTTCCTTCACCGGCAGTAACTTCCCCTTTGTACTGCTGAGGGAAATGCAATAATGTAGCAGGGCATCCATCGCTGTCCGCTCACTAAAAGCCAATAATCTATCCTCATTAGGTCAGATGATGAACACACAACAGCCACTGCTCTTTAGGCCGGTGTGGTCTCTATTTTATGGTATGCAGTAATGGTTGTCAGTTCAGAGGAGCACTTAAGGTGAGAAGTTGGGACACCTGACTTACCTGATGGGGAAGAATGGTGTTCTGGTCTATCTGGCTCATCTGGTCCCTCTGCTCCAGAGTCGAGGCTCTGGTTCTCGTGTGCAATTGATTCTCCTGAGGTTTCGCCCAAATCTCTCCATCTGGAATGAATTTAAGTGCAGTGTGTTAATTCTAAAACTTGATGGATTTGGATGACCTTcttttaggaaaatatcattGGTAAGTGTGTTGTACCACAGGAATGCCACATTATAACAAGCTATGACTGTATcagcaaaaaacatttaaaaaggtttttatttacGCCTCACTTTTCTGAGTGCTACTTTATGTGGCACATAATGATAAATGGAGAAGCGGTGTTGtcaacataaatacataatgaCAGAAGAAAAAGCAGCCTACTTGTCTCCAAGGTTCTGATTTAAATGATTGACAGGCTTAATCtgtgggataaaaaaaaagacatgaggGGATtacagtttatatatatataaatatttatttatgacaACAAGCCATACTGTGTATAGATGTTATTATCCAATTAGAAACAGGAGATGTAACATACCTTCTGAGGTTTGATGGCTGCTACTGGAGGAGATCCTGGTGGACTCTGTGTTGCCATATCCGTACTGAAAGTACGATTTGCTATCTGCATGCATTCCTCTAGAGTCTTAAGGAAAGTTGTGCATGTAGACTTCACCATGTTTCCAGTGTCTATGCCCGTCTGAAAAgggcagacaaacacacatattaGCTAACACTGCCATGTATCTCAGCACCGCTCTGAATGTCCTGACAAATATGTTGTTGGACTGAAATCTGCTCAACTCTACAAAGCCAAAACTCTTTTTTAAGTACTTGTGAGAACATTTTCTGCTTGTCTGGTCAGTTGGTAAGCATGAGCACACATCAATTACAAATGCGTTACCCTACACTGCAGTTTCACACCAACAGCAGCTTCTCTTATTTCATTGGCTCATCCATACCTCCGCTGTGTCCCCTAGCTCATCATTCTCCTTGATCTTGTTTACTTGTTGCAGAAGAAGGTCACAGTACAATCTGAGCTCTGACATCTTAGTTTTCAGTGCCTCTGTGTTCTCCTGGAGCTCTGCAATAGTGACAGCATACGAGTCAACATTTGggaaaacatttacagtattttacaaCAGGGCTCCATGCTATGCTATATTTGGATTTTATGGCATCCATAtacctttttctctctttgtccgGTTGTCTGTAAGGCAAGCTTTGGCTGTTCCCAGTGCCACCAGCCATTTCTGCCTCTCAGCAGCATTGATGGCTCTGAGGTAAAAGTACTGCTCTCCTGGTATGGTCAGGTCAACTCGTGTAGAGTCAGAGGAATGAACtaattttagaaaaaagaaaaaaggaaatatgcTTGTCAGAACTACATCTAAAAAGCAGTAGGAAGCTAAGTACTCACACTTGCACAATGAAACACAGTACAGAGGAAAAAGTGAGCCATACCGACCTTGGATTTCACAAACTGAAATTTTAATGCTGCCCTTGCAGCCTTTCCAGGCATCTTCTTGAGAGTCATAGTA includes:
- the plekha8 gene encoding pleckstrin homology domain-containing family A member 8, which produces MEGMLYKWTNYISGWQPRWFVLDGGTLSYYDSQEDAWKGCKGSIKISVCEIQVHSSDSTRVDLTIPGEQYFYLRAINAAERQKWLVALGTAKACLTDNRTKREKELQENTEALKTKMSELRLYCDLLLQQVNKIKENDELGDTAETGIDTGNMVKSTCTTFLKTLEECMQIANRTFSTDMATQSPPGSPPVAAIKPQKIKPVNHLNQNLGDKWRDLGETSGESIAHENQSLDSGAEGPDEPDRPEHHSSPSDIDEANGNSLVHEEPADPTLHTTQNTSETEHYESPAEGDEDGEAGDQEETEQEQKHKLDQSQEEHDNNNKEVNAAVEPQHQQEAVPDQEEAQHEGETRRDSTESEDTEQVETFFSTMSHRFSDIRLDDDNGIPTQEFLDSCYAIVPVLDKLGSTVFAPVKMDFVGNIKKINQKLMSDPGNFPTIQSIVLHEVHTGVAQVRNSATEALLWLRRGLKFLKEFLSEVNAGQQDIQGALNNAYGKTLRQYHGWVVRGVFALALRAAPSYQSFSAALVSTEGDEQKSGFTIGMHRDLGVYLPAMEKQLGILDVLYEEYNLESDEVV